One Coccinella septempunctata chromosome X, icCocSept1.1, whole genome shotgun sequence genomic window carries:
- the LOC123321756 gene encoding vitellogenin-like, with protein MVGFNMRSQYLICFLVGLALAQQNNPAWKGNTEYTYEVYGRSLASFNGISDDYTGIVLRAKLLVQPHGSDKLRCQVSQPEYAEIQTTLPEGWMSKLPEGKLSYRPLKMTDKPFEIVLKNGVVRDLIVEKEVPQWEANIIKSLVSQFQLDTKAENAVPSHFNVLPKHGSNNAVFKTVEDTVTGVTETSYDIHPMPEYILQSEPHLAPFPHLKGDGNIIEIIKNKNYTEGHKLPAYFANLGKAGKWRPTANQFGVLHRNSLSRAVITGTLQRFTIQYSETSNEIVIPLKHLTKGSVNSMMRIKLVNAEQQSSPLPTLSSPVHTGSLVYKYQKEEYNGRVSEGNTFEPSKYMEKMENSEYSQEYYQHKRHPRSLSKDIESSENSVESQEDWTVTKAKLNHYSYAPMLPLSIGYKGLSIRHAPGMQLVDKACSIAEKIASDLDKPQEMPKKQTLVRFITLTSILRIMDDQELKQAAQRLYTKETQGHKYNSWVVFRDSVAETGTGPAFMLIKYYIESDKIRGNEAAEVISTVGGAVRQPSEEYMRAFYELVKKQLVNQKDTSMLNETMLFTFSELVHDVYVNRNFSHRQYPTHIYGKFYTTAGRKFVQDEVIPYFTEQLKESITNGDSRKINAYIRALGQIGDRQIIYSYEPFLEGKVPCSQFQRLLMVLSLRQVARVHPKTVGAVLYKIYQNIGETTEMRVAAVYMLMHTSPSADMLQRIAKYTKIESNHRVCAAVKSAIKSAASLEGREFSELRSAAESASHYLIEKDFGVQDSQDFLKSYTFHSWDSYYKHALQTIVSEESGMPTSFYLAFEGRGNGLKYKSFTFESVVSDIRNFVQVFQKKTHWYRQEQKKQQSAQQSEQSTWTSSNIARLLNLQTEELEQLEGSISLHLGELKKHFIFDNHTIESLPEAVERLLSDLEHGKKFEYTKMINNKDGTIAYPTEIGLPFLIKYDVPVLVNVKGNLKAKSQPHLVSNGEFTLPEKMEMDGEFRVTLSAKQQLKYGFFTPFNHQQYFAGRDDDMQVYLPIKTEVTIDFKNQKLHFETEPLETERDIDIFQITTTPYICKQDILDLDAEAERKNVHIIRKKYPEHWEKVIGDKSVGMAFRVKYESDDEVPTLKGVIEELFEIDALYRHFKIQYVPELSRNKKLTTDFIYKEENQKDCEEQDGKAMLEKMSKLPSQQDQRVSEIVKYASAGIQNSRMQMLDTRVHFSGDQSVEYTLTLSYARNQEDSKSRMLAYVKKHSSNSRPFAGALSVKFDMARVTGLDMDYVLNTDLKSSVYIDGAFSEKLPTDNQFEIQAKLKRSNARKQYLMEQPFYHRCQSETQQGNKQLLACANMTQMAGLLDSISIKMKYPKMSSKDVYTVLSTYNSIVSQHQFEIESKQHKHKQGEISVDVQYSPDLERANISVSSRDTQAYMKNKEIDPWTRPIVIAHPIFNVFDRVAGKMYGLQTYKPICSMDNSEAYTFDGSEYSLTLNDYWTVLMQYVPLRSSDDSYSSVEEQLKHEIENFVVLAKRSSQGSHNKDVKIIVSTPHTQGKTVEITLKPKSSGEYPQVFVNGKQVTVRQNGDSDTYYKQVTILGLPNGEVYVRVHDDFYVIYDGSRVKITSLGIKLRNRVRGLCGNFNSFSSDDFTTSSNCVVRDPKEFIASYTVLKDGEYSPEVTEYKKNTQKNRCVHKKVPLYVNYINSQEESMDSSHHQSQSEQSCMKYQTRYVVENGQICFTIRPLNVCRPECTEENTVYKSVDVHCVQNRNVATLWKSQIDKGASPEFSQKPVTKSVQLRVPHSCRSA; from the exons ATGGTCGGTTTCAATATGCGGTCACAATATTTAATCTGTTTCTTGG TGGGCTTGGCCCTTGCTCAACAAAACAATCCGGCATGGAAAGGAAACACAGAATATACTTATGAAGTTTATGGAAGATCTTTGGCTAGTTTCAATGGAATTTCTGACGATTATACCGGAATAGTTTTACGTGCAAAACTCTTGGTTCAACCTCACGGCAGCGACAAACTCAGATGTCAAGTAAGCCAACCTGAATATGCCGAAATTCAGACTACCCTTCCGGAAGGATGGATGTCTAAACTTCCTGAAGGCAAACTCAGCTACAGGCCTCTGAAGATGACAGACAAACCCTTCGAAATAGTGCTCAAAAACGGTGTTGTCAGAGACCTGATCGTAGAAAAGGAAGTTCCACAATGGGAGGCTAACATCATTAAGAGTCTAGTAAGTCAATTCCAATTGGACACTAAAGCAGAAAATGCCGTCCCATCGCATTTCAACGTTCTTCCTAAACATGGATCTAACAACGCTGTGTTCAAAACAGTCGAAGATACAGTGACTGGAGTTACTGAAACTAGCTACGACATTCACCCAATGCCAGAGTACATATTGCAGTCCGAGCCTCATCTTGCACCCTTCCCTCACCTTAAAGGAGATGGTAACATTATTGAGATAATCAAAAATAAGAATTACACTGAAGGACACAAGCTTCCTGCATATTTCGCAAATCTTGGAAAAGCCGGAAAATGGAGGCCAACTGCTAACCAATTTGGTGTCTTACATAGAAACTCTCTCTCTCGAGCTGTAATAACAGGTACCCTACAGAGATTCACAATCCAGTATTCCGAAACATCGAATGAAATTGTCATTCCTCTGAAACATCTCACTAAAGGATCAGTGAACAGCATGATGAGAATAAAATTAGTTAACGCTGAACAGCAAAGTTCTCCATTGCCTACCCTGTCTTCTCCAGTCCACACTGGAAGCCTTGTATACAAATACCAAAAAGAAGAATATAACGGTCGCGTCAGCGAAGGAAACACCTTCGAACCTTCGAAGTAcatggaaaaaatggaaaactcCGAATATAGCCAAGAGTACTACCAACACAAGAGACATCCACGATCTCTTTCGAAGGACATCGAATCATCTGAAAATTCTGTTGAATCCCAGGAAGACTGGACCGTCACCAAAGCTAAACTGAACCATTATTCTTATGCCCCGATGCTTCCTTTGTCTATTGGATACAAGGGTCTTTCTATCAGACATGCTCCTGGAATGCAACTTGTTGACAAAGCTTGTAGTATCGCCGAAAAAATCGCATCAGACCTTGACAAACCTCAGGAAATGCCTAAAAAACAAACTTTGGTTAGATTCATCACTCTGACATCAATTCTTCGTATCATGGACGATCAAGAATTGAAACAGGCTGCCCAAAGGTTGTACACCAAAGAAACTCAAGGACATAAATATAATTCCTGGGTTGTCTTCCGTGACTCTGTTGCTGAAACCGGCACTGGACCAGCTTTCATGTTGATCAAATACTACATCGAGTCCGACAAGATCCGAGGTAATGAAGCTGCTGAAGTTATTTCAACCGTGGGTGGAGCTGTCAGACAACCGTCCGAAGAATACATGAGAGCCTTTTATGAATTGGTCAAAAAACAACTTGTTAACCAAAAGGATACGTCAATGTTGAATGAAACTATGCTCTTCACTTTCAGTGAACTTGTCCACGATGTTTACGTAAACAGGAACTTCTCTCACAGGCAATATCCGACCCATATTTACGGAAAATTCTACACAACAGCTGGCAGAAAATTCGTTCAAGACGAAGTTATTCCATATTTCACTGAACAATTGAAAGAATCGATTACCAACGGTGATTCCCGCAAAATAAATGCTTACATCCGTGCCTTAGGACAAATTGGAGATCGCCAGATCATCTACTCTTACGAACCCTTCTTGGAAGGAAAGGTGCCATGCTCCCAATTCCAAAGGTTGCTTATGGTCTTGTCATTGAGACAAGTGGCTAGAGTTCACCCCAAAACTGTTGGAGCAGTGCTATACAAAATTTACCAGAACATCGGGGAAACCACCGAAATGAGAGTTGCAGCCGTTTACATGTTAATGCACACATCACCTTCCGCTGACATGCTTCAACGTATTGCCAAATACACCAAAATCGAATCTAACCACCGTGTGTGCGCTGCAGTTAAATCAGCAATCAAATCTGCCGCCAGTCTTGAGGGACGTGAATTTTCGGAATT gaGATCTGCTGCTGAATCCGCCAGTCATTACTTGATCGAGAAAGATTTTGGTGTACAAGATTCGCAAGACTTCTTGAAGAGTTACACTTTCCACAGCTGGGATTCCTACTACAAACACGCTCTCCAAACTATCGTCTCTGAAGAATCAGGAATGCCCACTTCTTTCTATCTCGCTTTCGAAGGTCGTGGAAATGGTCTCAAATACAAGTCTTTCACTTTTGAATCAGTCGTTTCTGATATACGAAACTTTGTTCAAGTCTTCCAGAAAAAGACTCACTGGTACAGGCAAGAACAGAAGAAACAACAATCAGCCCAACAATCAGAGCAGTCTACCTGGACTAGTTCAAACATCGCACGTCTCTTGAATTTGCAAACTGAGGAACTCGAACAACTTGAGGGTAGTATTTCATTACACTTGGGCGAATTGAAGAAACACTTCATATTCGACAATCACACCATCGAGAGCTTGCCAGAAGCTGTTGAACGACTCCTGTCTGACTTGGAGCATGGAAAGAAATTCGAATACACCAAAATGATCAACAATAAGGATGGAACAATAGCTTACCCTACTGAGATTGGTTTACCTTTCCTCATTAAGTACGATGTCCCAGTTTTAGTGAATGTTAAAGGAAACTTGAAAGCCAAATCTCAACCACACCTCGTTTCCAATGGGGAATTCACACTTccggaaaaaatggaaatggatGGAGAATTTAGAGTTACACTTTCAGCCAAACAGCAATTGAAATACGGCTTCTTCACACCATTCAATCACCAGCAATACTTCGCAGGACGTGATGACGATATGCAAGTATATTTGCCAATCAAGACTGAAGTAACTATTGATTTCAAAAACCAGAAACTCCACTTTGAAACTGAACCCCTCGAAACTGAAAGAGACATCGACATTTTCCAAATCACTACCACTCCATATATATGTAAGCAAGATATTTTGGACCTGGATGCTGAAGCAGAAAGAAAGAACGTACATATTATCAGAAAGAAATATCCAGAACACTGGGAAAAAGTTATTGGTGATAAATCTGTTGGAATGGCTTTCCGCGTCAAGTACGAAAGTGATGATGAGGTACCCACATTGAAAGGTGTGATTGAAGAATTGTTCGAAATCGATGCCCTTTACAGGCATTTCAAAATTCAGTACGTCCCTGAACTCTCTCGCAACAAGAAATTGACTACTGATTTCATATATAAAGAAGAGAACCAGAAGGATTGCGAAGAGCAGGATGGAAAAGCCATGCTTGAAAAAATGTCGAAACTCCCAAGCCAACAGGATCAACGTGTTTCTGAAATTGTGAAATACGCATCAGCTGGTATACAGAATTCTAGAATGCAGATGCTCGATACTAGAGTTCATTTCTCAGGGGACCAAAGCGTCGAATACACACTGACATTGTCCTATGCCAGGAACCAAGAGGATTCCAAATCACGCATGTTGGCATACGTTAAGAAACACTCGTCTAACAGCAGGCCATTTGCAGGGGctttatctgtgaaattcgacaTGGCACGCGTTACTGGACTCGATATGGATTACGTCTTGAACACTGACCTGAAATCATCTGTTTATATTGATGGAGCATTCTCTGAAAAACTCCCAACTGACAACCAATTTGAAATCCAGGCTAAACTAAAGAGGAGCAATGCTCGTAAGCAATATTTGATGGAACAACCCTTCTATCACAGGTGTCAAAGTGAAACTCAACAAGGAAACAAACAACTTTTGGCTTGTGCTAACATGACCCAAATGGCTGGTCTTCTCGATTCCATCTCCATCAAGATGAAATATCCAAAAATGAGTTCCAAGGACGTATACACCGTTTTGAGTACATACAACTCTATTGTATCCCAACATCAATTCGAAATTGAATCGAAACAACACAAACATAAGCAAGGAGAAATAAGCGTTGATGTACAATACTCTCCCGATTTGGAAAGAGCCAATATTTCTGTTTCTAGCAGAGATACTCAAGCTTAcatgaaaaataaggaaattgaCCCCTGGACAAGACCAATTGTTATTGCTCACCCGATCTTCAACGTATTCGACCGCGTAGCAGGAAAGATGTACGGTCTTCAAACATACAAAC CAATATGTTCTATGGATAATAGTGAGGCATACACTTTCGATGGCTCTGAATATTCTCTCACTTTGAATGACTACTGGACCGTCCTCATGCAATATGTTCCCCTACGTTCATCTGACGACTCTTACTCGTCGGTAGAGGAACAGCTGAAACACGAAATCGAAAACTTCGTTGTTCTCGCCAAACGTAGCAGCCAAGGATCTCACAACAAAGatgttaaaataattgtatCTACACCCCACACTCAAGGAAAAACAGTCGAAATCACTTTGAAACCAAAGAGTAGTGGTGAATACCCTCAAGTATTCGTAAACGGCAAACAGGTAACCGTTAGACAAAATGGCGATTCCGATACCTACTACAAACAAGTGACCATCCTTGGCCTGCCCAACGGAGAGGTTTACGTAAGGGTGCATGATGATTTCTATGTGATCTACGATGGAAGCCGTGTTAAAATTACTTCGCTTGGTATAAAATTGCGTAACAGAGTTCGCGGTCTCTGTGGAAACTTCAACAGTTTCAGCTCTGACGATTTCACCACTTCCAGCAACTGTGTCGTCCGCGACCCCAAAGAATTCATTGCCAGTTATACGGTATTGAAAGACGGAGAATACAGCCCAGAAGTAACTGAGTACAAGAAGAATACTCAGAAGAACAGATGTGTCCACAAAAAAGTTCCTCTTTACGTCAACTACATCAACAGTCAGGAAGAAAGCATGGATTCATCGCATCACCAATCGCAATCCGAACAATCCTGTATGAAGTACCAAACACGCTACGTTGTAGAAAATGGACAGATTTGCTTCACCATCAGGCCTCTGAATGTCTGCAGACCTGAATGTAccgaagaaaacaccgtctacaaGAGCGTTGATGTGCATTGTGTACAGAACAGGAATGTTGCTAccttatggaaatctcaaatagacAAGGGAGCAAGTCCTGAGTTCAGTCAGAAGCCCGTCACCAAGAGTGTTCAACTCCGAGTACCCCACTCCTGTAGATCAGCTTAA